A DNA window from Brassica napus cultivar Da-Ae chromosome A4, Da-Ae, whole genome shotgun sequence contains the following coding sequences:
- the LOC125608293 gene encoding uncharacterized protein LOC125608293 — translation MPSGAKKRKALKKKKEQEAFGASPSNKGFNGHGYDEHGSQDEGESDGNLSSPGSQGNGEVWTRDPSPSPLSGLKKDTVKDKTDVPQGQEAKGEDVTALGRGTCHEEKNGVDKPHNNFSENVTHNTVKAATKEAGGGTLEIAPADDSVSKVVITNNNVPAEISTDLGSVQLEEAKEGNIPGSNAETSKESQVPESSEDKNLLPSGPPVTRTSWLSCCGLFDVMAGSER, via the exons ATGCCGTCTGGTGCTAAGAAGAGAAAGGCcttgaagaaaaagaaggaaCAAGAAGCCTTTGGAGCCAGTCCAAGCAACAAAGGTTTCAATGGTCATG GGTATGATGAACATGGAAGCCAAGATGAAGGAGAAAGTGATGGCAACTTGAGTTCCCCTGGTTCTCAAGGAAATGGAGAAGTTTGGACAAGAGATCCATCACCTTCTCCATTATCTGGTCTGAAGAAGGACACTGTTAAAGATAAAACAGACGTTCCTCAAGGACAAGAAGCTAAAGGTGAAGACGTTACTGCACTTGGAAGAGGAACATGTCACGAGGAGAAGAACGGTGTGGACAAACCACACAATAACTTTTCTGAAAATGTTACTCACAATACTGTTAAAGCAGCTACTAAAGAGGCTGGTGGTGGTACTTTGGAAATTGCACCTGCTGATGATTCTGTCTCAAAGGTTGTGATTACTAACAACAATGTGCCAGCTGAAATCTCGACAGATTTGGGTTCTGTCCAGCTAGAAGAAGCAAAGGAGGGTAACATTCCAGGATCTAATGCTGAAACAAGTAAAGAATCTCAAGTGCCAGAATCTTCTGAAGACAAG AATCTTCTCCCTTCTGGTCCACCAGTTACTCGAACCTCGTGGTTGAGTTGCTGCGGTTTGTTTGATGTGATGGCAGGTTCAGAAAGATAA
- the LOC106422981 gene encoding WD repeat-containing protein 55-like — protein MEIDLGANAFGIDFHPSKNLVATGLIDGHLHLYRYDTESSLVRERKVRAHKESCRAVRFIDDGQRIVTASADCSILATDVETGASVAHLQNAHEDAVNTLITVTDTTIASGDDQGCVKIWDTRQRSCSHEFNVHEDYISCMTFASDSMKLVATSGDGTLSVCNLRTGKVQSQSEFSEDELLSVVIMKNGRKVICGTQNGILMLYSWGFFKDCSDRFVDLSPNSVDVLLKLDEDRVITGSDNGIISLVGILPNRIIQPIGSHEFPIEDLALSHDNKFLGSTAHDSMLKLWDLEEIIEGSNGNASGAAGDSDSDNEEMDLDNDPKPSRGTKRKTKSKPTPVDTTTSFFADM, from the exons ATGGAGATCGACTTGGGAGCCAACGCGTTCGGTATAGACTTCCACCCATCTAAAAATCTCGTAGCTACTGGTCTCATCGATGGCCACTTGCATCT atacCGTTACGACACAGAGTCTTCACTTGTCAG GGAGCGTAAAGTTCGAGCCCATAAGGAGTCTTGCAGAGCTGTTCGCTTCATCGATGATGGCCAAA gAATCGTCACAGCTTCAGCTGACTGCTCTATTCTAGCTACCGATGTGGAGACCGGTGCTAGCGTTGCACATCTTCAGAATGCTCACGA GGATGCTGTTAACACTTTGATTACTGTTACTGATACAACGATCGCTTCAGGGGATGATCAAGGCTGTGTTAAG ATTTGGGATACGAGACAGCGCTCTTGCTCTCACGAGTTTAACGTCCACGAGGATTACATTTCTTGCATGACCTTTGCATCTGATTCAATGAAGCTAGTGGCTACaag TGGAGATGGGACACTATCTGTATGTAATCTCAGAACAGGCAAAGTCCAATCTCAGTCTGAGTTTTCTGAAGACGAACTTCTTTCTGTTGTTATTATGAAG AATGGCCGTAAAGTTATATGTGGAACTCAAAATGGTATCCTCATGTTGTATTCATGGGGATTTTTCAAAGATTGTAG TGATCGTTTTGTTGATCTATCTCCAAATTCAGTTGATGTCCTTTTAAAG CTTGATGAGGATAGAGTTATCACTGGATCTGATAATGGAATAATCAG CCTTGTTGGGATACTGCCCAACAGAATCATTCAGCCAATTGGGTCTCACGAGTTCCCTATCGAAGATCTCG CTCTCTCGCATGATAACAAGTTTCTTGGTAGCACAGCTCATGACAGTATGCTCAAG TTGTGGGACTTAGAAGAAATTATAGAAGGTTCTAATGGAAACGCATCAGGAGCTGCAGGAGACAGTGACAGCGACAACGAGGAGATGGACCTTGACAATGACCCCAAGCCTTCAAGAG GTACCAAGAGGAAAACAAAAAGTAAACCAACTCCGGTGGACACTACAACTAGTTTCTTCGCAGACATGTAG